GTAACGCTCTTGAAATTCgaacatttccagaaataatgtGCCTCAAACTTTGCTTTATACTCCTTCTTGTACCCGTTGTGGCTCAGAGCGCCGCTGCACTGTCTACGGAGACGAGGAATGCTCTACTTAAGGTGAGCTGCTCTGTTTTAATAAACAAGGGCAGGATTTGAAAATTGTGTGAAGCATAGGAAATTGATCTGATTGGAGCAGTAATTTAAATCCTCGAATCTGGAATGTTGAGGACTACCGTACTTTAGGCTtagattgattgatttaaaTGCTGATTGATCCTGCTTCGTCTAttatatgtataaatataaacagtTACTTAACAACTCCAGTTTGGAAGCAATGTTTCTCTTCCTCAGGGTCTTCGTGGAAAAACGCTGGAAAATCGACAGGCTAGACTGCAACGTCTCTCCGCGTTGTACGCCAACAAAGGAACTACACCTAGACCTCAGAATGCGAGCACAACTGAGGAGGTGGTTGgcttggtgttttttttttcgattttttaaaaaaatttcaagtatTTTAATGATAGATATATGTCATTGAATACTAGATATGTAGTTCTTAAAATGCAATTCAAAGTAGTTTAGGGATTTTCGAATGAAACACTGTTAGAACCGGACAGTGAGCCCGACATAGTAGAACTCAGCGAGAAAAGCGGTGTTGCCGACTTTCTTTTCCAATCAGATATTAACTTATCAGAGTAggttcatttgtttatttatttatttgtttgttgacATATTTATAAGAATTAAAGTGTGTGAAACAGTAATAGCAGTAATCCAGCAATCATAGAATGGTGAGAAGTTAACGGTAAGTGAAAGTGTAGAGCAACAAGTAATACTGTACTGTACATAAGAGTAACGttactgaaaatgaaaaaaataaaactaaatttaaaaaaaaactctaaaggATCAATCTACTCCACGATCACGATAATGATCTTTGAATAACTCCGGAtttaagaaagtttttttttttgtttggattttgCTTTTTGCATTGAATCGATAATGTTCGGAAATTTTGACCCCATTTTTACAGGGATCAACTGATGGCAATTGAGAGAAGTGTCGGAGTGAATGAAAGCACTCGAATTAAACGTCAAGTGGCCACATATGCTACTCGTTGGCTGGATAATACTGTCTATTACTACTATGATCCTAGTATAGGTATGAAGTCTAGGATGGAAAATGATTTTGAGCATTTTTCCCCCCACAATTACTCGATTACTCGATTCATTTGCTCTGAATTGCAGCTCTAGGGGGGGGGAAAAACgtttttgctggaaaaaaaagctgagaaaaagaaaagaaaagctgaaaaaatcttctttttataaatattacaCATGATTACAGTTAATTATCCGAGAATTTCAGTTCTACGGAAGAAAACCATCACCAAGATGGCATTGAATTACATTCAAGCTCGGACATGTATTACTTTCATTGAAAGTAAGACCGCTCCGAATCGAATTCGAGTATTCAACGGTGGCGGATGTTATTCGGATGTTGGTATGGGAGGTGGTGTACAAGATCTGTCGTTGGCGGATGGCTGCGATCAGGTAACTCGTCATATCAGTGTTCAGCGCTTCCTGAAAGCAGGGTCCCATCCCATTTTAGTTCCctggagcttttttttctggtcaaAATTCTTGCTTTTCTTCAGAAGATGTTTGGTGGGGAACTATGCGCAAAAACCGAAATTTCTTGCGAAAATCTGTAAAAATCCgttaaatttttgagaattggCGCTAGCCGAGATCCCGATAATTGTTTGCAGATGGGTCTTGTCGCACACGAATTCACACACGCCCTAGGAGTATGGCATATGCAAATGCGAGATGATCGTGATGATTATATTCGAGTTGATTTGACAAATGTACcggtaagaatttttttccgcgTGATTCTTTTTCAGGCAATTATGTGAAGTCTTGAACAGAATCTTAGCTTCAAATCTTGGTCTACTTTGCAGCGCAACTAATCTTTACTCTTGTAATCATTTAAAACTCGAATTGGACAggttgaaaagaaacgaatcgtaatttgcaatttttaaatttcaaagttGCCTATTTTGGACAATTCTGGACGTCCGGCTAATCCCGAGCATCAGACTTCTTGCGGTGCTCGCTTCGCtcaccttcactgatcaatagaaatcaaaagtagtggcattttgttttgtaaaattatatttgtatttttctaataaCGATTTCTTCATCCCTTGCTTAGACATTCAAGGAATGCTGGAAGATTTCTTAGTTTCCTTCTTAAACGCGTCAGTAATACATTTGGAGTGTATTTAAAGTAGATTTTACgcctaaatttttcttcgatgcTGTCACAATTTGAgaatattattcgaagtatgagtatttctcttcctttttctgaacATATAGCACAAAAAGATGaactaagtaaataaatatgaaatgacgttaacgtcatcatcgtactggtaaTGATAAGCTTCTAATCAGATGTAAACAGTTGCCtactatttaaaggcaacataccacgaatctgaggtggtgcggatttcagttggagtatccgtatacggggtcgtagattatggagacggggtagttccgctcatctctccctgcatcactgcaaacagccgcttcCAGAACGCCAGGACGCCATCTATAGCAACGCTCcgccccttgcgccgcctccgccctgcgattcgtcgaaaatcaattcggactgcccccaTAGGCGGTGAGGGACACcgcgcgtgcaagggtggcgcgttgcaatagaagacatcgtacaaaacagcattcaggggccggctgtttgcagagattcagggagagatgagcggaaccacccggtctccataatctacgactctgtaTACGGacactccacctaaaatccgtaccacctcagattcgtgg
This window of the Necator americanus strain Aroian chromosome III, whole genome shotgun sequence genome carries:
- a CDS encoding hypothetical protein (NECATOR_CHRIII.G9365.T1), giving the protein MCLKLCFILLLVPVVAQSAAALSTETRNALLKGLRGKTLENRQARLQRLSALYANKGTTPRPQNASTTEEGFSNETLLEPDSEPDIVELSEKSGVADFLFQSDINLSEDQLMAIERSVGVNESTRIKRQVATYATRWLDNTVYYYYDPSIVLRKKTITKMALNYIQARTCITFIESKTAPNRIRVFNGGGCYSDVGMGGGVQDLSLADGCDQMGLVAHEFTHALGVWHMQMRDDRDDYIRVDLTNVPANMQGNFYKVSPGDDINYNPYDYGSIMHYGSTTFTTKGNSMIPIEGRYLRTLGSRVISFYDIKTINDHYSCIDQCTVAPAACANGGEPNPRNCAVCNCPYGYGGVLCDQRPTGCGATLTATAKWQVKQFTFGNAKVATNRDRYMLCNHWIKAPAGKQIQVRVTYLKNSRCQTGCRANSIEPKIKADNLNTNARICCGDLLNFVLTSELNPTPIVSYNRFQTSTFTFHYRYI